The Chloracidobacterium sp. genome contains the following window.
AGTTCGAAGATAACTCGTTTGCCGAGTTTGGCAGTAAGGAAGTTTATCGTTCTGCCGACGGCGAAGTAGTTGTACAGCGGCCCGCGAGCATCTATATGAAGGTCAGCGTTCCGGTTGTAAAGTCGGACGTTGCTCAGATGACCTCGGATGGTAAGAATTTTCGCGTAGCGATCCTGAATGACGGCGGCTCGGGCAAATACAAAAAGTTCGTCAAGGGCACTAATAGTGCCAATTATTCGAAGCTCAGTAAAAATCTGAATTCGACCGATCTGGACAATGGTGCCGCGATCAAAGAAAGCGTAAACGCCTTTGCACAATTGCGTCCCCAGCACTTTACCGACGCGATGCTCGTCAGGCCGATCGACGCTGCAAATGTCTATATCACGAGTACCATTTTTCAAACCGAAGAAGACTCGACCCAAGCCAAAAAATCGCCGCTTCGGACCGTAATGCGGGGTTACTATCTGCTGGACGAATTGGTGAAACAGACGGATGGCTCGCTGCGGATCGAGAGGCGGTTCTGGTTTGACCGTGTCGGCGGTATCAGATTGGCACGCCAACAGATATTTGACGCCGACGGCGAAGTCGAGTCTGACATTATCTATGGTATGGAGGGCAAATTGACCGCGACCGGCGATTACGGCCATATGCCGCTTGAGATCCAAGTCACAAGGCCTAAGGAAAAGTACTCGATGAAGTTGACCTATCAGACGCCGGAAGACGTCGAGATCGGAGAAACTTATAAGGATTCGGCCTTTGTGCTCAAAAACACTTGGAATCTTGAGGAGGTCGATCTTGATCAGAAATTAAAAGACACTTTGACGGTCAAGTCGCCTTCGGCCAATACAGCGAATTCGTCCGGCAAGCAGTAAATCAACAAATGGCACCGATCTTAAAAGCAGAAAATCTAACCAAATCATACAAGGTCGGCAAGGTCGATGTTCCGGCTTTGCGCGGCGTTTCATTCGAGGTCGAAAAGGGCGAGTTTGTTGCGATAATGGGGCCCTCGGGATGCGGCAAATCGACACTGCTCCATCTACTTGGCGGACTGCTGAGCCCGACTAGCGGCAGCATCTTGATCGACGGCGAAGATCTCGCAAAGGTCAGCGACGCTCAGCGGACCGACATTCGCCGGCGTAAGATCGGCTTTGTGTTCCAACGTTTTAATCTGTTTCCGACGCTTACGGCGGACGGCAATCTAAAGCTTGCGGAAAAGATCCACACCGGCAACGGCGGCGGCAGTGCTGAAAATCGACGAAAGGTATTGAAACTCCTGCAGCTTGAAGATAAAATGCACCACAAACCGCTTGAGCTTTCCGGCGGCGAGCAGCAACGTGTCGCTTTGGCCCGGGCGGTGATCAATAGTCCGGCGATCATACTCGCGGACGAGCCGACAGGTAATCTCGACACTGAAAATTCGGCGATCGTGCTTGAGATGTTTCGCGAGCTTAACGAGGAACTCAATCAGACGATCATTATGATCACGCATAACCCGGAGGCTGCGGCAGTGTGTTCGCGGACGATCCAGATGCGTGACGGGCATATCATCAATTAGGTTTTGGCGTTATGAGAAAGATCATTTGGTGGGATTTTGAGAGAGCTTCGTGGCAGTGGGACGTACTTTGTCTATTGATAATGGCGTTTATCTTTTTGACACCAAAGACGTGGTTCGAAAAGGTAGAACAGAATGCAACCCAATCGCCCTCGGCGGTCGTCAAACCCACTTCGCCGGTTACTAAATAGTATCGGCGTTAAGGTATTGAATATGAAGAGTAGAGCAAAAGTTATCAGACTTGGATTGGCGGCCGTCGGCCTCGCGCTGTTTTTCGGCGTATTTGCGGCGGATGCAACTAACGCGCAGGTTCTGCGCGAGGTTCTCAACCGGATGGATCTCAACTACAAGGGCCTGAGTTCGCTGCAATCAGACGTTACACTTGTTAAGTACAATGATCAGATCGGAAAGAGCGATACGTCCATCGGCAGTACAAGCTATTTGCCGAAAACGCCGAAGCGGGTTATGTACGTCCGCATCGATTGGACCAAGCCTGTCGCTGAGAGCATCGTGGTGATCGGCGAAGATTACGTTATGTACCGCCCGACGCTGAGCCAGGTGATCAAGGGCAAGGCTAACAGTTCGAAAAACTCCAAGGTTCCCGGCAACGCACTTTCGTTCGTGAGTATGTCTAAGGCCCAACTTCAAGCAAACTATGACGTGGGGTATGTCGGCGAAGAAGAGATCAAAGGCGGGATCAAGACCTGGCACGTACTTTTGACGCCTAAGACGGCGACGAGTTACAAAACGGCCGAACTCTGGGTGGATGCCGATGGTATGCCGCGGCAAGCCCGGATCAATGAGAATAACGGCGATACGACGACGATACTTTTGTCCGCGATCAAAAAGAACGTCAAGCTTGATACCTCGGTGTTCAAGCTCTCATACCCGAGCGGCACCAAAGAGATCAAGGGTTAATTCGCCGTTGTTTATTAACAAAATCGAGCCCCGACCGAATCGTTTCGGTACGGGGCGATTTTATTGAATTTGAAATAGAACCGACCAGAATCTATAATCAGAAGTTTAGTTATCGCGGTCAGAAGATCTTATGCCAAAGGCAAGCAGTTTTAGCAGATTCACACGCGGAGTTCGCCACACGGTCCGGGCATTTGCCTCGACGCGGCATCCGGTGCTGGTACATATCGTGCCGATGCGTCGTTGTAATCTCGCCTGTACGTATTGCAACGAGTATGACAAAACGAGCGATCCGGTACCGATCGACGTAATGCTCAAGCGTATCGATAAACTCGCCGAATTCGGGTCGTCGGTGATCACTATTTCCGGCGGCGAACCGATGATGCACCCGGAGATATTCGAGATCATTGCCCGCATCCGCCATCACGGGATGATTGCGGGATTGATCTCTAACGGCTATTACTTTCAGGTCGATAAGATCAAAAAGCTGAATGAAGCAGGCCTCGATTATCTGCAGATCTCGATCGATAATGTGACGCCCGACGACGTTTCGAAAAAGAGCCTCAAGGTGCTCGATTCTAAGCTCGTCAATCTGCACGATCACGCCAAATTTAAGGTTAATATCAATTCTGTGGTCGGTGGCGGCGTTGCCAATCCGGATGAGGCTCTAATCATTGCAAACCGTGCTCTCGAACTCGGGTTTTCGTCTACGGTCGGCATCATTCACGACGGCGACGGCCTCAACAAGGGCCTGACGGACCGTGAAAAAGAGGTTTACAAAGAGATCAAGGCCAAAGGTGCCCGCTCCTATGCCCGTTGGAATTGGTTTCAGGACGAACTCGTGGACGGCGGCGAATACGAATGGCGTTGCCGTGCCGGATCTAGATATCTGTACGTTGACGAAGGCGGGATCGTTAGTTGGTGTTCCCAACAACGCGGAACACCGGGAATTCCGCTGCTCGAGTACACGCACGAAGACCTCAAACGCGAGTACCATACTGAAAAATGGTGCGCTCCGACCTGTACGATCCAATGCGTACATCAGGTAGGCCATCTCGACGCTTGGCGTGACCCGCAAATTTCGCTGGCTGATTATACCAAGCGTAATGGCGGATTGAAGAAGGAAACCGTCGCCAGTGTCATTAACGCGGAGTAGACCGCGACGTATGAACGATACTGTCAGAGCCTGGCACAAGATGGTCGAGTCCCGCGATGTCTCGGGGCTCGATTGGCTTCTGGCGGACGACGTTGTTTTCTATTCACCTGTCGTTCACACGCCGCAGTCAGGCAAGCCGATCACACTTCGATATCTGACGGCGGCTTACGGCGTATTCTTGAATGACACATTTCAATACGTCCGAGAGATTGTCGGCGATCACGATGCCGTACTCGAATTTGTCGTCGAGATCGACGGCATAACCGTAAATGGCGTGGATATGCTCAAATGGAATGAGAGCGGCAAACTCACGCAATTCAAAGTAATGATCCGTCCGCTTAAGGCAGTCGAACTGATTCACCAAAAAATGGCCGCAATGCTCGCTGGCCGTTCTTAAAAATTCCCACAATAGGATATTCTTTCCATAGCGAAGGTAAACGACTATGGTACACAACGAAATGCACCGCACGCATCGCATAGGCTGGTTGCGTGCGGCTGTTTTGGGGGCGAATGACGGCATCGTGTCGACGGCATCGTTGCTGATCGGTGTGGCTGCCGCCGACTCTGGACACAGTGCAGTGATGTTGGCCGGTGTCGCCGGTTTGTTTGCCGGAGCTCTGTCGATGGCCGCCGGTGAATATGTCTCGGTCCATTCACAAGCCGACACCGAAAAGGCGGATATTGAGCTTGAACGCAAGCACCTCGCCGACGAGCCCGAGTTTGAACTGCGTGAGCTTGCAGGGATCTACGAAGGCCGCGGCCTCGACCCGGAACTTGCACTGCAGGTGGCCGAACAGCTTATGGATCACGACGCTCTCGGTGCCCACACTCGCGACGAACTCGGGATCACCGACACGCTGAGTGCCAATCCGTTGCAGGCCGCAGTTTTTTCGGCTGTGAGTTTTGCTATTGGTGCGACATTGCCGCTGGTGGTAGCGTACTTTGCGCCCGGGCCGCTGATGATCTGGCTGATCGCGGCCAGTTCGCTGCTGTTTCTGGCCCTGCTTGGCGGCATTGCCGCACGTGCCGGCGGTGCGGGCATAGTGACCGGTGCGGTCCGAGTGTTATTCTGGGGAGCGATCGCTATGGGGGCGACGGCACTCGTCGGAAAACTCTTTGGCGCCGTCGTTTAGCCTGTTTGCGGATACTCACTGGTTTTATTTACGCGTCGATCTGTGTGATCGGATCGCCGATCCATTTCGGACGCGATCGCAGGCTTCTTTCCGTCTGTTGTAAACCAAATTTGAAATATCGGCGAATCACATCCCGAGGTTCGAAGAGATATTGATCATAAAGACCCTACAAATCGAATTCAGACATTGGCTGGAGTTTTTAACTATCGCCGGCGGCTCACTTCTGGGCAGTAAACTCAGGTCGATCCTGACTGTAGTTTCGGTGATGATCGGTGTTGCCTCAGTAGCGATCGTCTCGGCGTTACTTGCCGGAGCAAGTGCATTTGTGGTCAGTCAGGTAGCTAATTTTGCACCTGACGTAGTCCGGCTCGAAAAGGCCGCGTTTCAGGATTTTTCGGGTGACGGACAGGCCTTTGTGACCGCTCTTGCAAAACGGCCGGATATCTTGCCCGATGACCTCGACGCATTGCGAAAGCGTTTTGAGACACAACTTGAGATGGGTGCTGAGGTCACGGCCTCGTTACCGGTCCGAAATGCAGGCAAGACACTCAACGGCATCTCGATCCAGGGTGTTACGCCAAACATCACACAACTCACGACGTTAAAGGTCGCCACCGGACGCGAATTTAACGGCACCGACGATGAACTTCGGCGAAATGTCTGTATCATCGGCGCCGACGTGGCAGACGGCCTGTATCCGACCGAGAGTCCGATCGGCAAAGAACTGAGGATCGGCCAACTTCCTTACACGGTCATTGGCGTTGCCGAACCTCGTGGGTCGATATTCGGGTCGTCACAGGATGGATTTGCTCTGATACCGCTGGGGACATTCTCAAAGATCTTCGGTGAACGAACCCGTTCGATCTCGATACTTGCCAGGTCGCTGGCCTCAGCCGGACTGTCGGTCGCAGAGACCGAGGAGGCACTGCGGTTGGGAGTACGACTGAGCCGTAAGTTGGACTCAGACGTCGGTGATGATTTCAGCCTGGTTACCGCCAAGAGTGTTCAGACATTTACGTCGAATCTGACCGGCCTGATCGGGGTGATCACTTTCCCTCTGACTCTGATCGCATTGGCGGTGGGCGGCATCGTGGTTATGAATATGATGCTCGCATCCGTTACCGAACGGACGCGTGAGATCGGGATCCGTTTGGCGATCGGGGCAACGCGGCGTGACATCCTGACGCAGTTCTTGTTCGAGGCGTTGCTGCTCACGATCGCCGGCGGTATCTGCGGAGTTACATTTGCATTTTTGCTGATCGAGTTGGTCGCGTGGATCACCGCTCTACCGCTGTTTATGCCTATCGGATCGGTGGTCACGGCGATCTTGATGTCCTGTTTCGTGGGTATCGTATTTGGTGTGATACCGGCGCGTCGAGCGGCAAAACTCGATCCGATCGAGGCTCTTCGCAGCGAATAGTGGGTATATGAGTCTAAACCTCCAAATTGCCAAAGATACGGTCACAGCGGTGTTTGCGTCGCTGTGGTCGTACAAACTGCGTGCCGCACTGACCCTGACGGGCGTGATCATCGGAACGGCGGTCGTCTCGATGGTCGGAGCGATCCTCACAGGACTTTCCGAAAGGGTCGCCGCCGTGACGGAAGAGTCATCGCCGAATGCAATCTATTTTACAAAAGGAGCGAAGATCGGGCCTTCGTTTGAAACACCGACGGCCGAGGAACGTCAGCGGAAGGAACTGACGTACGAGGACGCCCTCGCGATAGCAGCGTTGCCGGGGCTTAAGGCGGTTTCGCCGCAGAAAGTGATCGGCGATTACGGCCCGACCGCAAATCCGCCAAAGATCAACGGAAATGGCCGCGAGGGTTTTAATCCGTTGATCCTCGGCGTCTGGGAAAATTATCCTGAGATAAGTTCGATCACTCTCGCATCCGGACGCTTTTTTACAGATTACGAACGAAAAAACAGGAGTGCCGTCGCCGTGCTCGGCCACCGCATCGCGACCCAGATCTTCGAAGACAGCGACCCGATCGATCAGACCGTTAAGATCAATGGCCGCATATTCCGGGTGGTCGGCGTCGTCGCTGATCCGGCGGGCCAGGGCGTGATCGGCAGTGACGATATCGAGCTGCGCTCGGTTTACATCCCATTTGAAACTGCTCTGAAATTTTATCCCGAGATCAAAAATACCGTGATCTGCGTCAGAGCATTTCAGGGCAAAACTGACGAGGCACTCGACGAGGTCTCGGCCGTACTGCGCCAGCGACGCGGCGTCGGGCCAAATGAGCCCAATAATTTTGGAGCCAATAAGGCGGAGCAGATCTTTGAAGTCGTCAATCAAGCTATCTCGGGCCTTGCGGCCATCGTCGTTCCGATCGCACTCGCAAGCCTTCTGGTAGGCGGCCTTGGCGTAATGAATATAATGCTTGTCTCAGTTACCGAACGCACTGCCGAGGTTGGGATCCGGCGGGCGGTCGGTGCAAAAAAATCCGACATTCTCTTTCAGTTTTTGACTGAGGCCGTGGTATTGACGGGGTTTGGCGGTATTATCGGTATTCTCATCGGTCTGGCTGCGGCATTGCTCATCCGGCTTGCCATCAGTTTTCCGACAGTTGTTCCGCTGTGGGCTGTGGTTTCGGGCTTTTTCACGTCGATGCTGATCGGTCTCGTCGCCGGCATCTATCCGGCGTGGCGAGCGGCCAATCTCGATCCGGTCCACGCGATGCGCGGCGATTGATCGGCCGTGCATTCACGCCTCTTTCGGCGCTTGTAACTAAAGCCATTTGAGCATAATCTTTTGATAGGCGCCGGAGAATTTGTCTTTCCCGGCAGTTTCTCCGAATCTTCATTCTCTGGAGGTTGAAATGGAGAATATACGAGATCGAGCCCGCAACGTCATTGACGCAAATCTGCCATTCAATGCCATTTACACGTCGAATCAGAATCCGCCGTTTTACCAAAACGAGTTTTCAAGGCTTACTAACACAAGTCACTTGGTCCTGATGGCCAACTGGGAAGCCGGAGGCCGTATGACGGCTTGTAATGGATTCGTCAATTGGTATGCCCAGCAGATCGGAATTAAGGACATCACCAACTGGTTCAATCTAGAGCAGGCTCTCGGTTATATGTACAAAACTGACGCGTGGGTCACCCCTGCGGCCGGGCTCAGGCCGAAATACGGTGATATTTTGCGACACAAAAAGTATCACGTCGACGTAGCACTTGATTTCGAAGGGCCGTTTCTTGTTCGGGCGGCCGCCGGACAGGGCGACGGAACAGAGCACAGTATGCACCGGCGACCGCCGTTTACTCAGGAGGCTCTGTTGTCGGAATATGACGTTCTGCGTCGGGTTCGGGGCGATTTGCCGTACGACCCATTTAAGCTCGAAGGCTGGCTTGATATCGAGCTATATTTCTCTTCGCCTCAGTTCGTGCCTGTACCGGAGTGGTTGGTCGGATGGTGGCATATCTATTGGCGCGGACAGGACTATTATTACTATTTTGACCGCGACTATGTTGTTAAATGGACGCAGGTCAGACCTCCGACGTGGATAACTCCGTTCGGTGAGAGCGGAAAAGGTACTTTTTCCGTCGATTATCCTTTCGTGACCACGATGTGGGACCAAACGGGTACGATCGAGAAGTTTGTTATCGAGCCTTTGTCCGACGATAGGAATATGGCCGGTATGCTCAACGATACCGAGATAATCACCGCCGTAAAGATGTAGCTCGTAGCGGCTGAGCAACCCAAATTGGAGAAAGCACGGTTTTCGCTTATCATTTTTAGATCAACTATTGTTTATGAAAAAGCTGATCGAATGTGTCCCAAACTTTAGCGAAGGCCGCGATATGGGCGTGATCAAACAGATCACCGATGAGATCGAACGGATCGACGGCGTCAAACTGCTCGATGTCGATCCCGGGGCGACCACCAATCGCACCGTAGTTACCTTCGTCGGTGAGCCCGAGGCTGTCATCGAAGCAGCCTTTGCCGCCGTTAAAATGGCTCAGGAACTGATCGATATGCGCCATCACAGAGGCGACCATCCGCGCTTTGGGGCGACAGATGTTTGCCCACTGGTGCCGATTTCGGGCGTCACGATGGATGAGACGGCCGAGTATGCCCGGCGACTTGCCAAACGTATCGGCAGCGAACTTTCGATCCCTGTATATTGCTACGAAGATGCGGCATTCCAAGACGATCGCCGCAATCTCGCCAACTGTCGCGAGGGCGAGTACGAAGCGCTGCCCGAAAGGCTTGTGAGCGACGATTGGCAGCCCGACTTTGGCCCCGCTGAATTTACGGAGACCGTGGCACGTTCCGGTGCGACGGCCGTGGGGGCTCGAGACTTTCTGATCGCGGTAAATTTCAATCTGAACACGACCTCGACGCGGCGGGCAAACGCCATTGCTTTCGACGTTCGCGAAAAGGGACGCCCGCTGCGTGAGGGCAACCCGATCACCGGCAAAGCCGTGGTCGATGATAACGGCGAACCGGTGATGCTGCCCGGTACGCTCAAGGGAACCAAGGCGATCGGCTGGTTTATCGAGGAATACGGCATCGCTCAGGTGTCGATGAATATCACAAACCTCAGCGAAACGCCGCTTCACGTCGCCTTTGACGAGGTCAGCGAAAAGGCTCGATCGCGCGGAATTCGGGTTACGGGCCTCGAGATCGTCGGCCTCGTTCCAAAAAAGGCGATCA
Protein-coding sequences here:
- a CDS encoding ABC transporter ATP-binding protein, with protein sequence MAPILKAENLTKSYKVGKVDVPALRGVSFEVEKGEFVAIMGPSGCGKSTLLHLLGGLLSPTSGSILIDGEDLAKVSDAQRTDIRRRKIGFVFQRFNLFPTLTADGNLKLAEKIHTGNGGGSAENRRKVLKLLQLEDKMHHKPLELSGGEQQRVALARAVINSPAIILADEPTGNLDTENSAIVLEMFRELNEELNQTIIMITHNPEAAAVCSRTIQMRDGHIIN
- a CDS encoding outer membrane lipoprotein carrier protein LolA; protein product: MKSRAKVIRLGLAAVGLALFFGVFAADATNAQVLREVLNRMDLNYKGLSSLQSDVTLVKYNDQIGKSDTSIGSTSYLPKTPKRVMYVRIDWTKPVAESIVVIGEDYVMYRPTLSQVIKGKANSSKNSKVPGNALSFVSMSKAQLQANYDVGYVGEEEIKGGIKTWHVLLTPKTATSYKTAELWVDADGMPRQARINENNGDTTTILLSAIKKNVKLDTSVFKLSYPSGTKEIKG
- a CDS encoding radical SAM protein, translating into MPKASSFSRFTRGVRHTVRAFASTRHPVLVHIVPMRRCNLACTYCNEYDKTSDPVPIDVMLKRIDKLAEFGSSVITISGGEPMMHPEIFEIIARIRHHGMIAGLISNGYYFQVDKIKKLNEAGLDYLQISIDNVTPDDVSKKSLKVLDSKLVNLHDHAKFKVNINSVVGGGVANPDEALIIANRALELGFSSTVGIIHDGDGLNKGLTDREKEVYKEIKAKGARSYARWNWFQDELVDGGEYEWRCRAGSRYLYVDEGGIVSWCSQQRGTPGIPLLEYTHEDLKREYHTEKWCAPTCTIQCVHQVGHLDAWRDPQISLADYTKRNGGLKKETVASVINAE
- a CDS encoding nuclear transport factor 2 family protein, whose protein sequence is MNDTVRAWHKMVESRDVSGLDWLLADDVVFYSPVVHTPQSGKPITLRYLTAAYGVFLNDTFQYVREIVGDHDAVLEFVVEIDGITVNGVDMLKWNESGKLTQFKVMIRPLKAVELIHQKMAAMLAGRS
- a CDS encoding VIT family protein, with amino-acid sequence MVHNEMHRTHRIGWLRAAVLGANDGIVSTASLLIGVAAADSGHSAVMLAGVAGLFAGALSMAAGEYVSVHSQADTEKADIELERKHLADEPEFELRELAGIYEGRGLDPELALQVAEQLMDHDALGAHTRDELGITDTLSANPLQAAVFSAVSFAIGATLPLVVAYFAPGPLMIWLIAASSLLFLALLGGIAARAGGAGIVTGAVRVLFWGAIAMGATALVGKLFGAVV
- a CDS encoding ABC transporter permease yields the protein MIIKTLQIEFRHWLEFLTIAGGSLLGSKLRSILTVVSVMIGVASVAIVSALLAGASAFVVSQVANFAPDVVRLEKAAFQDFSGDGQAFVTALAKRPDILPDDLDALRKRFETQLEMGAEVTASLPVRNAGKTLNGISIQGVTPNITQLTTLKVATGREFNGTDDELRRNVCIIGADVADGLYPTESPIGKELRIGQLPYTVIGVAEPRGSIFGSSQDGFALIPLGTFSKIFGERTRSISILARSLASAGLSVAETEEALRLGVRLSRKLDSDVGDDFSLVTAKSVQTFTSNLTGLIGVITFPLTLIALAVGGIVVMNMMLASVTERTREIGIRLAIGATRRDILTQFLFEALLLTIAGGICGVTFAFLLIELVAWITALPLFMPIGSVVTAILMSCFVGIVFGVIPARRAAKLDPIEALRSE
- a CDS encoding ABC transporter permease, whose amino-acid sequence is MSLNLQIAKDTVTAVFASLWSYKLRAALTLTGVIIGTAVVSMVGAILTGLSERVAAVTEESSPNAIYFTKGAKIGPSFETPTAEERQRKELTYEDALAIAALPGLKAVSPQKVIGDYGPTANPPKINGNGREGFNPLILGVWENYPEISSITLASGRFFTDYERKNRSAVAVLGHRIATQIFEDSDPIDQTVKINGRIFRVVGVVADPAGQGVIGSDDIELRSVYIPFETALKFYPEIKNTVICVRAFQGKTDEALDEVSAVLRQRRGVGPNEPNNFGANKAEQIFEVVNQAISGLAAIVVPIALASLLVGGLGVMNIMLVSVTERTAEVGIRRAVGAKKSDILFQFLTEAVVLTGFGGIIGILIGLAAALLIRLAISFPTVVPLWAVVSGFFTSMLIGLVAGIYPAWRAANLDPVHAMRGD
- the ftcD gene encoding glutamate formimidoyltransferase encodes the protein MKKLIECVPNFSEGRDMGVIKQITDEIERIDGVKLLDVDPGATTNRTVVTFVGEPEAVIEAAFAAVKMAQELIDMRHHRGDHPRFGATDVCPLVPISGVTMDETAEYARRLAKRIGSELSIPVYCYEDAAFQDDRRNLANCREGEYEALPERLVSDDWQPDFGPAEFTETVARSGATAVGARDFLIAVNFNLNTTSTRRANAIAFDVREKGRPLREGNPITGKAVVDDNGEPVMLPGTLKGTKAIGWFIEEYGIAQVSMNITNLSETPLHVAFDEVSEKARSRGIRVTGLEIVGLVPKKAIIDAGEYYLTKQQRSLGITDAEIIKIAIRSMGLDDLKPFIADEKIIEYVIAAGESVKRLVDMTCVEFADETASESPAPGGGSISAYLGALGAALAAMVANLSSHKAGWDDRWEEFSDQAVRAQLIKDDLLALVDEDTNSFNLVMDAFGLPKTTAEERSARTDAIQQATKYATEVPLRTMRRTFDAFEVIRAMAENGNPNSVTDAGVGALCARSAIMGAFLNVKINAAGLKDRAFADEILTEGSEIEKRTIVQETEIMQIVNQKIG